CCGGGCGGTCCGGCGAGAACAGCGCCGCTTCCTGCATGTACCGCCGCACCGTGTCTTCTTCATACGCGACCGTCATGGCGCGCCCGCCCAGCACGTAGCTCGGCCGCACGAGCACAGGGAAGCCCAGCCGCCGCGCCACCTCCAGCGCTTCTTCCACGCTCGTGGCCGTGCCGTACGGCGCGGCAGGAATGCCCAGCTCGTCCAGCACGCGGCCGAACAGCTTGCGGTCCTCGGCCAGGTCGATGCTCTCCGGATCCGTCCCGATGATGGGCACGCCGGCGCGCTTCAGCGGCAGCGCCAGGTTCAGCGGCGTCTGGCCGCCGAACTGCACGATCACGCCGTCCGGCTTCTCGGTGTCGTAGATGTTGAGCACTTCCTCGAGCGTCAGCGGCTCGAAATACAGGCGGTCGCTCGTATCGTAGTCGGTCGAGACCGTCTCCGGATTGCAGTTGACCATGATCGACTCGACGCCGAAATCCTGCAGCGCGAAGGACGCGTGGCAGCAGCAGTAGTCGAACTCGACGCCCTGTCCGATGCGGTTCGGACCGGAGCCGAGAATCATGACTTTCTTCCGCTGCGAGGGCTCGGCTTCGCATTCGTCCTCGTAGCTCGAGTACAGATACGGGGTGAAGCTTTCGAACTCCGCCGCGCACGTGTCCACCCGGTTGAACACCGCTGTCACGCCCAGCTCCTTGCGGCGGGCGCGGACGGCCAGCGGATCCGCATTCAGCAGCCGCCCCAGGCGCGCGTCGCTCAGCCCGTCCCGCTTGGCGCGCTTCAGCTCTTCGCGCGGCAGCGACTCCAGCGCGCGCCCTTCCAGTTCCTTCTCGTACTCGACGCCCTCGCGGATCTGCCGCAGGAACCACGGGTCGATCTTCGTCATCTCGAAGACCTCTTCCACCGTGTAGCCGCGCTCGAAGGCGAACCGGATGTAGCTCAGCCGGTCCGGGTTCGGCGTGATCAGCTTCTGCGTGATCAGCTCCTCGCGCAGCACGGCGGGCGAACTCGCCTTGCCGGTCTCCAGCCCGCGCATGGCCTTGTTCAGCGCCTGCCGGAACGTCCTGCCGATGGCCATCACCTCGCCCACCGACTTCATCTGCGTCGTCAGCACCGGCTCGGCGCCGGGGAACTTCTCGAACTGCCAGCGCGGGATTTTCACCACCACGTAGTCGATCGTGGGTTCGAAACAGGCGGGCGTGACGCGCGTGATGTCGTTGGGGATTTCGTCCAGCCGGTAGCCCACGGCCAGCTTGGCGGCGATCTTCGCGATCGGGAAGCCCGTGGCTTTCGACGCCAGCGCCGAGCTGCGCGACACGCGCGGATTCATCTCCACCACCACCATGCGGCCGTTCTCCGGGTTGATGGCGAACTGCACGTTCGAGCCGCCCGTGTCGACGCCGATCTCGCGCAGCACCGCCAGCGCCCCGTCGCGCATCATCTGATACTCGCGGTCCGTCAGCGTCTGCGCCGGCGCCACCGTGATCGAGTCGCCCGTGTGCACCCCCATCGGGTCGAAGTTCTCGATCGAGCAGACGATGATGGCGTTGCCCGCCAGATCGCGCATCACCTCGAGCTCGAACTCCTTCCACCCGAGCACGGATTCTTCCGCCAGCACTTCATGCACCGGCGAAAGATCCAGACCGCGCTGCAGGATCTCGACGAGATCCTCGCGGTTGTAGGCGATGCCGCCGCCCGTTCCGCCCAGCGTGAAGCTCGGCCGCAGGATCAGCGGGTATCCGATTTTCGCGGCGAATTCGAGGCCCTCTTCCACCGACGTCAGCAGGCGCGACTGCGGCGTCTCCAGCCCGATCTTGCGCATCGCGTCCTTGAACAGCAGCCGGTCTTCCGCCTTCTTGATCGCTTCCAGCTTGGCGCCGATCAGCTCGACCCCGTACTGATCGAGAATGCCCCGCTCGGCCAGCTCCACGCTGAGATTCAGCCCCGTCTGGCCGCCGACGGTCGACAGCAGCGCGTCGGGTCTTTCCCGCCGGATCACCTCCTCGGCGTACTCGACCGTGAGCGGCTCGATGTAGGTCCGGTCGGCCACGCCCGGATCGGTCATGATCGTCGCCGGGTTCGAATTCATCAGGATCACTTCGAACCCGTCGGCCCGCAGCGCCTTGCACGCCTGCGTGCCGGAGTAGTCGAACTCGCACGCCTGCCCGATGACGATGGGGCCGGAGCCGATGATCAGGATGCGGTGAATGTCGGTTCTGCGCGGCATTCTTTACTGCTGGAACTCCTTCATCAGGGAGGCGAAGTCCTCGAAGAGGTATCGCGAATCATGGGGGCCGGCGGCGGCTTCCGGGTGATACTGCACGCAGAACAGCGGCAGCGAGCGGTGCCGCAGACCCTCGAGCGTCTGGTCGTTCAGGTTGATGTGCGTCAGCTCGACTTCATTGGCGTTCAGGCTGT
This DNA window, taken from Bryobacteraceae bacterium, encodes the following:
- a CDS encoding carbamoyl-phosphate synthase (glutamine-hydrolyzing); translated protein: MPRRTDIHRILIIGSGPIVIGQACEFDYSGTQACKALRADGFEVILMNSNPATIMTDPGVADRTYIEPLTVEYAEEVIRRERPDALLSTVGGQTGLNLSVELAERGILDQYGVELIGAKLEAIKKAEDRLLFKDAMRKIGLETPQSRLLTSVEEGLEFAAKIGYPLILRPSFTLGGTGGGIAYNREDLVEILQRGLDLSPVHEVLAEESVLGWKEFELEVMRDLAGNAIIVCSIENFDPMGVHTGDSITVAPAQTLTDREYQMMRDGALAVLREIGVDTGGSNVQFAINPENGRMVVVEMNPRVSRSSALASKATGFPIAKIAAKLAVGYRLDEIPNDITRVTPACFEPTIDYVVVKIPRWQFEKFPGAEPVLTTQMKSVGEVMAIGRTFRQALNKAMRGLETGKASSPAVLREELITQKLITPNPDRLSYIRFAFERGYTVEEVFEMTKIDPWFLRQIREGVEYEKELEGRALESLPREELKRAKRDGLSDARLGRLLNADPLAVRARRKELGVTAVFNRVDTCAAEFESFTPYLYSSYEDECEAEPSQRKKVMILGSGPNRIGQGVEFDYCCCHASFALQDFGVESIMVNCNPETVSTDYDTSDRLYFEPLTLEEVLNIYDTEKPDGVIVQFGGQTPLNLALPLKRAGVPIIGTDPESIDLAEDRKLFGRVLDELGIPAAPYGTATSVEEALEVARRLGFPVLVRPSYVLGGRAMTVAYEEDTVRRYMQEAALFSPDRPVLIDRFLEDAIEVDVDAVSDGKDVLIGGIMEHIEEAGIHSGDSSCVLPPQSLSEGTLRVIEDYTVRLARALNVRGLMNVQYAVKDGQVFVLEVNPRASRTVPYVSKATGVPLPKIAVGIMLGRKLREMGELTGGRPSGVLPVKQVCVKSPVFPFSKFPGVDPALGPEMRSTGEVMGVGENFGEAFGKAQLSAGAPLPQEGMIFFSVNDRHKAEAVELARRLSALGFQLAATRGTAAAFRAAGLAVKTVFKVNEGRPNAVDLIKDAKLKLVVYTTTGAHSFSDERAIRRSAVTWRVPCITTIAGARAAVQAIESRRRDPLRVWCLQQMHA